Proteins from a single region of Methanoculleus horonobensis:
- a CDS encoding elongation factor EF-2: MTRRKKMVERVTELMDKPERIRNIGIVAHIDHGKTTLSDNLLAGAGMISEELAGRQLFMDSDEEEQARGITIDASNVSMVHTYGGEEYLINMIDTPGHVDFGGDVTRAMRAVDGAVVVVDAVEGTMPQTETVLRQALKEGVRPVLFINKVDRLVNELKVDEQEMQIRLAKVIDKVNKLIKGMNEKMYNDGWKLDAAKGTVAFGSALYNWAVSVPFMKSSGVSFKDVFEKCNSGDMKWLAKSSPLHAVLLDMVVKHLPNPLQAQDRRIHIIWHGDYNTPEGKAMVACDPNGPVCMMVTDISFDPHAGEVATGRLFSGTLRRGTECYIMGAAKRANRLAQVGIFMGAERIEVEALPAGNIAAVTGLKDAIVGSTVTSLIEMTPFESLKHYSEPVMTVAVEAKSMKDLPKLVEVLRQVGKEDPTVQVSINEETGEHLISGMGELHLEIITGRIKRDKGVDIITSPPIVVYRETVTGSVGPVEGKSPNRHNRFYIELEPMDPAIVKLIQDGEVSMNQQAIERRDALVAAGMDKDEAKNIKAIEGTNMFIDMTKGIQYLNETMELVLDGWREALRGGPLADELVQNLKIRLVDVKLHEDAIHRGPAQVIPAVRSAVKAGVLMAGDSLLEPIQKIQITVPSDQMGAATSQIQGRRGQVFDMLSEGDTMTIVGRAPVAELFGFAGDVRSATEGRAMWSTEFAGFELVPAGIVNDVVKAIRKRKGLKEQIPRPDDYLA, translated from the coding sequence ATGACCAGACGAAAGAAGATGGTAGAGCGGGTGACGGAGCTGATGGACAAGCCGGAGCGCATCCGGAACATCGGTATCGTTGCCCACATCGATCACGGAAAGACAACACTCTCGGATAACCTGCTTGCAGGAGCGGGCATGATCAGCGAGGAGCTCGCCGGCCGGCAGCTCTTCATGGACTCCGACGAGGAGGAACAGGCACGCGGCATCACCATCGATGCGAGCAACGTCTCGATGGTCCACACATACGGCGGGGAAGAGTACCTCATCAACATGATCGATACCCCCGGTCACGTGGACTTCGGCGGTGACGTGACCCGGGCGATGCGTGCGGTGGACGGCGCCGTCGTCGTGGTGGACGCGGTCGAGGGGACCATGCCCCAGACGGAGACGGTGCTGCGGCAGGCCCTGAAGGAAGGCGTCCGCCCGGTTCTCTTCATCAACAAGGTCGATCGGCTGGTCAACGAGCTGAAGGTGGACGAGCAGGAGATGCAGATCCGCCTTGCGAAGGTGATCGACAAGGTCAACAAGCTGATCAAGGGCATGAACGAGAAGATGTACAACGACGGCTGGAAGCTCGATGCCGCGAAGGGCACCGTCGCTTTCGGCTCCGCGCTCTACAACTGGGCCGTCTCCGTCCCCTTCATGAAGAGCAGCGGCGTCTCGTTCAAGGACGTCTTTGAGAAGTGCAATTCCGGCGACATGAAGTGGCTGGCAAAGTCGAGCCCCCTCCACGCCGTGCTCCTCGATATGGTGGTCAAGCACCTGCCTAACCCCCTCCAGGCCCAGGACCGGCGTATCCACATCATCTGGCACGGCGACTACAATACTCCCGAGGGCAAGGCCATGGTCGCGTGCGACCCGAACGGTCCTGTCTGCATGATGGTCACCGACATCTCGTTCGACCCGCATGCAGGCGAGGTCGCTACTGGCCGTCTCTTCTCGGGAACACTCCGCCGGGGTACCGAGTGCTACATCATGGGTGCGGCAAAGCGCGCGAACCGTCTCGCCCAGGTTGGTATCTTCATGGGTGCCGAGCGGATCGAGGTGGAAGCGCTCCCTGCCGGGAACATCGCTGCCGTGACGGGCTTGAAAGACGCCATCGTCGGTTCGACCGTCACGTCCCTCATCGAGATGACTCCCTTTGAGTCGCTGAAGCACTACTCCGAGCCGGTCATGACCGTCGCCGTCGAGGCGAAGAGCATGAAGGACCTCCCGAAACTCGTCGAGGTTCTCCGCCAGGTGGGGAAGGAAGACCCGACGGTGCAGGTCTCGATCAACGAGGAGACCGGTGAGCACCTGATCAGCGGCATGGGCGAACTCCATCTCGAGATCATCACCGGCCGTATCAAGCGCGACAAGGGCGTCGACATCATCACCTCTCCGCCGATCGTCGTCTACCGCGAGACGGTCACGGGCAGCGTCGGCCCGGTCGAAGGAAAGTCGCCGAACCGCCACAACCGGTTCTACATCGAGCTCGAACCGATGGATCCGGCAATCGTGAAGCTGATCCAGGACGGCGAGGTCTCGATGAACCAGCAGGCGATCGAGCGGCGTGACGCTCTCGTTGCAGCCGGCATGGACAAGGACGAGGCCAAGAACATCAAGGCGATCGAGGGCACCAACATGTTCATCGACATGACGAAGGGTATCCAGTACCTCAACGAGACGATGGAACTGGTCCTCGACGGCTGGCGCGAAGCGCTCCGTGGTGGCCCCCTCGCCGACGAACTGGTCCAGAACCTGAAGATCCGGCTGGTGGACGTGAAACTCCACGAGGACGCCATCCACCGTGGCCCGGCGCAGGTCATCCCGGCAGTCAGGAGCGCCGTCAAGGCAGGCGTGCTGATGGCCGGCGACTCGCTCCTCGAGCCTATCCAGAAGATCCAGATCACCGTCCCGAGCGATCAGATGGGCGCGGCGACCTCCCAGATCCAGGGTCGCCGCGGTCAGGTCTTCGACATGCTGAGCGAAGGCGACACGATGACGATCGTCGGCAGGGCGCCGGTCGCCGAGCTCTTCGGGTTCGCCGGAGATGTCCGTTCCGCCACCGAAGGCCGTGCGATGTGGAGCACCGAGTTCGCCGGGTTCGAACTGGTCCCCGCCGGTATTGTGAACGATGTGGTCAAGGCCATCCGCAAGCGGAAGGGCTTAAAGGAACAGATCCCGCGCCCGGACGACTACCTGGCGTAA
- a CDS encoding 30S ribosomal protein S7, with protein sequence MVEAAEAGAQQPQQLLFNRWDMSEVEIHDPSLARYVNMHAMIVPHSCGKLVGQQFNKSNMLIVERLINKIMQTENNTGKKELAIRIVRDAFEIVNKKTKKNPVQVLVDAVANTGPREETVRLKYGGINVPKSVDTAPQRRVDTALRFITAGVLQASHKKKKSVSEALAEELISAANGDTRSYAVSKKEERERIAKAAR encoded by the coding sequence ATGGTAGAAGCAGCAGAGGCAGGAGCACAGCAGCCCCAGCAGCTCCTCTTTAACCGCTGGGACATGAGCGAGGTCGAGATCCACGATCCGAGCCTTGCCCGTTACGTGAACATGCACGCGATGATCGTGCCGCACTCCTGCGGCAAGCTCGTCGGTCAGCAGTTCAACAAGAGCAATATGCTGATCGTCGAGCGGCTGATCAACAAGATAATGCAGACCGAGAACAACACCGGCAAGAAAGAACTCGCCATCCGGATCGTCCGGGATGCCTTCGAGATCGTCAATAAGAAGACCAAGAAGAACCCGGTTCAGGTGCTGGTGGACGCGGTCGCGAACACCGGCCCCCGCGAGGAGACCGTCCGGCTGAAGTACGGCGGCATCAATGTCCCGAAGTCGGTCGATACCGCTCCCCAGCGTCGTGTCGACACTGCGCTCCGGTTCATCACCGCCGGTGTTCTGCAGGCGAGCCACAAGAAGAAGAAGAGCGTGAGCGAGGCGCTTGCCGAGGAACTGATCTCTGCGGCGAACGGCGACACCCGTTCCTACGCCGTCTCGAAGAAAGAAGAGAGAGAGCGTATCGCAAAGGCAGCCCGCTAA
- a CDS encoding 30S ribosomal protein S12: MGNGKFAARKLKRDANNNRWHDTGYARRQLGLDVKADPLEGAPQGRGIVLEKVGVEAKQPNSAIRKCVRVQLIKNGRQVTAFAVGDGAINFIDEHDEVEIEGIGGRLGRSKGDIPGVRFVVTKVNNVSLREMVTGRKEKPRR, translated from the coding sequence ATGGGAAATGGAAAATTTGCAGCCCGAAAACTGAAGCGCGATGCAAATAATAACCGGTGGCATGACACTGGCTACGCGCGCCGCCAGCTCGGGCTCGATGTAAAAGCTGACCCCCTTGAGGGAGCACCGCAGGGCCGCGGGATCGTTCTCGAGAAGGTGGGTGTCGAGGCAAAGCAGCCGAACTCTGCGATCAGAAAGTGCGTCCGCGTGCAGCTGATCAAGAACGGCCGGCAGGTAACGGCGTTCGCCGTCGGCGACGGTGCCATCAACTTCATCGATGAGCACGATGAAGTCGAGATCGAGGGCATCGGCGGCAGACTGGGCAGGTCGAAGGGTGATATCCCCGGCGTCCGGTTTGTCGTGACCAAGGTGAACAACGTCAGTCTGCGTGAAATGGTCACGGGTCGCAAGGAGAAGCCGCGGAGGTAA
- a CDS encoding 6-pyruvoyl trahydropterin synthase family protein, protein MTTRIYKEVFFEATHRLIHYRGKCFRLHGHQWRVEVWIDGKADERTGIVLDYNCIKEVVGRFDHQVILNKDDPMAACIEEFHPVVTTSGDPTSEHLAGLIAEMIDAEAARQGHDARVAKIRVWESTTCYAERTYDRQ, encoded by the coding sequence ATGACAACCCGGATATACAAAGAGGTTTTTTTCGAGGCGACCCACCGCCTGATCCATTACCGGGGGAAGTGTTTCCGGCTGCACGGCCACCAGTGGCGTGTGGAGGTCTGGATCGATGGGAAGGCCGACGAACGCACGGGGATTGTTCTCGACTACAACTGTATTAAAGAGGTCGTCGGGCGGTTCGACCACCAGGTGATCCTGAACAAAGACGATCCCATGGCGGCATGCATCGAAGAGTTCCACCCGGTCGTCACCACCTCCGGCGACCCGACGAGCGAGCACCTCGCAGGGCTGATAGCAGAGATGATCGACGCCGAGGCCGCGCGGCAGGGACACGACGCCCGCGTCGCAAAGATACGGGTCTGGGAGTCGACAACCTGCTACGCAGAGCGCACCTATGATCGTCAGTGA
- a CDS encoding 7-carboxy-7-deazaguanine synthase QueE gives MIVSEIFRSLQGEGKNQGRPCTFIRLAGCNLRCAWCDTPYAREGGEEMSVTQVLDRVWLLRGTHICITGGEPLLQREEVLKLLEKFDLHGYTVEIETNGTCDFREMQPYASICMDVKCPSSGEKSDLSLIPYITPRDCVKFVVADEDDLLYARAVMGRCEIRGEVFISPVEGSDYRAVAEQIVEENLPARFQLQLHKILGVK, from the coding sequence ATGATCGTCAGTGAGATCTTCCGGAGCCTCCAGGGGGAGGGGAAGAACCAGGGACGGCCCTGCACGTTCATCCGGCTCGCCGGGTGCAACCTCAGGTGCGCCTGGTGCGACACCCCCTACGCCCGTGAAGGCGGGGAAGAGATGAGCGTTACGCAGGTCCTCGACCGGGTCTGGCTGCTCCGGGGGACGCATATCTGCATCACCGGCGGAGAGCCGCTCCTGCAGCGGGAGGAGGTATTGAAACTCCTCGAGAAGTTCGATCTTCATGGGTATACCGTCGAGATCGAGACGAACGGCACCTGCGACTTCCGCGAGATGCAGCCGTACGCCTCCATCTGCATGGACGTCAAGTGCCCCTCGTCCGGAGAGAAGAGCGATCTCTCGCTCATCCCCTACATCACCCCGCGCGACTGCGTGAAGTTCGTGGTGGCGGACGAGGACGACCTCCTCTACGCCCGGGCGGTGATGGGCCGGTGCGAGATCCGCGGCGAGGTCTTCATCTCGCCGGTGGAGGGGTCCGACTACCGGGCCGTCGCGGAACAGATCGTCGAGGAGAACCTCCCGGCGAGGTTTCAGTTGCAACTCCACAAGATCCTGGGGGTAAAATGA
- the queC gene encoding 7-cyano-7-deazaguanine synthase QueC gives MKKAVCLLSGGMDSTTLAYVAKDMGYAIIALHFTYGQRTEAKERECARAVAKKLDALEFVEISLEHFKKIGASSLTDTSIPVEEYAGEEEGVPSTYVPFRNANLLGIATSLAEARRAEAVFIGVQTGDYPGYPDCRPEFIEAFQRAVDLGTAAESRITLMTPFVRMSKVEIVRKGLALGVPYELTWSCYQENDRACGVCSSCHYRREAFRELGLEDPIEYER, from the coding sequence ATGAAGAAAGCGGTATGCCTTCTCTCGGGCGGCATGGACTCCACCACGCTCGCCTACGTCGCAAAGGATATGGGTTACGCGATCATCGCGCTCCACTTCACCTACGGCCAGCGGACGGAGGCAAAGGAGCGGGAGTGCGCCCGGGCCGTCGCCAAGAAGCTCGATGCTCTCGAGTTCGTCGAGATCAGCCTCGAGCACTTCAAGAAGATCGGGGCATCGAGCCTGACGGACACCTCGATCCCGGTCGAGGAGTACGCCGGCGAGGAGGAGGGTGTCCCGAGCACCTACGTTCCTTTCCGGAACGCGAACCTCCTCGGCATCGCGACCAGCCTCGCGGAAGCCCGCCGGGCGGAAGCGGTATTCATCGGCGTCCAGACCGGAGACTACCCCGGCTATCCCGACTGCCGGCCGGAGTTCATCGAGGCGTTTCAGCGGGCGGTCGACCTCGGCACGGCGGCGGAATCGCGGATCACCCTGATGACGCCGTTCGTCCGGATGTCGAAGGTGGAGATCGTCAGAAAAGGGCTCGCGCTCGGCGTCCCCTACGAGCTGACCTGGTCGTGTTACCAGGAGAACGACCGGGCCTGCGGGGTCTGCTCCTCCTGCCATTACCGGAGGGAGGCGTTCCGGGAACTCGGGCTCGAGGATCCGATCGAGTACGAGAGGTGA
- a CDS encoding NUDIX hydrolase, whose product MEIYRGRRLTIEETTVTLPNGKQKERVVVRPAGAVAILPIEGDDCYLIRQYRFAIDEYILEAPAGTIDEGEEPEQTAYRELIEEIGMKAGTFVPKGSIYSSPGYTDERIWLYRAEGLSPCSDYGMDDDEMIEVVRVPVRELEAMVTDGRIVDAKTICLICRCLD is encoded by the coding sequence ATGGAGATCTATCGCGGCAGAAGGCTTACCATCGAGGAGACAACGGTCACCCTCCCGAACGGAAAGCAGAAGGAGCGGGTGGTCGTCCGTCCAGCCGGGGCGGTCGCCATCCTCCCGATCGAGGGAGACGATTGCTATCTCATCCGGCAGTACCGGTTCGCCATCGATGAATATATCCTCGAGGCGCCGGCAGGAACGATCGACGAGGGCGAGGAACCGGAGCAGACGGCCTACCGGGAGTTGATCGAGGAGATCGGGATGAAAGCGGGAACCTTCGTCCCGAAAGGCTCCATCTACTCTTCGCCCGGTTATACCGACGAGCGAATCTGGCTTTACCGGGCCGAAGGGCTCTCCCCCTGCTCCGACTACGGGATGGACGACGACGAGATGATCGAGGTCGTCCGTGTTCCGGTGCGCGAACTCGAGGCAATGGTCACGGACGGCAGGATCGTCGACGCAAAGACGATCTGCCTCATCTGCCGGTGCCTGGACTGA
- the prf1 gene encoding peptide chain release factor aRF-1, which produces MEDTQEMDTPRKRYEFKKMLERLAEKEGSGTELITLYIPPDKQIYDVTAQLRDEFGQCANIKSKQTRTNVQSAISSILSRLKYYKRPPEHGMAVFCGTINIGGDRTDLDCEIIEPPEPLNTYMYRCSSSFELEPLEQMLGEKEVYGLIVLDRREAYVGFLRGSRIEPVRGVTSTVPGKQRKGGQSSVRFQRLRLIAINEFYKKIGDLASEIFLAEKDFFERFKGVLIGGPTPTKEEFEAGGFLHHELQKRIIGLFDVSYTNESGLAELVENASDALKGLDIIKEKNVMNRFLQELVKDDGAAAYGEESVRKNLELGAVDTLLLSDKLRRARLKLACQNGDYTEERTVSIEPGMHIKDLDLGTCPKDGGTLYVAEESDIIDELTTLADQSSTTVRIISDDFEEGSMLYNAFGGIAAILRYRTGY; this is translated from the coding sequence ATGGAAGATACGCAAGAGATGGATACGCCGCGAAAGCGCTACGAATTTAAGAAGATGCTTGAGAGGCTGGCGGAGAAGGAAGGGAGCGGCACCGAGCTGATCACCCTGTATATACCTCCGGATAAGCAGATATACGACGTGACCGCCCAGCTCCGCGACGAGTTCGGGCAGTGCGCGAACATCAAGAGCAAACAGACCCGGACGAACGTCCAGAGTGCCATATCCTCCATCCTCTCCCGTCTGAAATACTATAAGCGCCCGCCGGAGCACGGCATGGCAGTCTTCTGCGGCACGATCAATATCGGGGGCGACCGCACCGACCTTGACTGCGAGATCATCGAGCCGCCCGAACCGCTCAACACCTACATGTACCGGTGCAGTTCCTCGTTCGAACTGGAGCCGCTGGAGCAGATGCTCGGGGAGAAAGAGGTCTACGGCCTCATCGTCCTCGACCGGCGGGAGGCCTATGTCGGATTTCTCCGGGGCAGCCGGATAGAACCGGTCAGGGGCGTCACCTCGACCGTTCCCGGCAAGCAGCGAAAAGGTGGTCAGTCAAGCGTTCGTTTCCAGAGGTTGCGGCTGATCGCCATCAACGAGTTCTACAAGAAGATCGGCGACCTCGCAAGCGAGATCTTCCTCGCCGAGAAGGACTTCTTCGAGCGGTTCAAAGGCGTGCTGATCGGCGGCCCGACCCCGACCAAGGAGGAGTTCGAGGCCGGCGGTTTCCTCCACCACGAGCTGCAGAAGCGGATCATCGGGCTCTTCGACGTCTCCTACACGAACGAGTCCGGGCTTGCCGAACTCGTCGAGAACGCGTCGGATGCCCTGAAAGGCCTCGATATCATCAAGGAGAAGAACGTGATGAACCGGTTCCTCCAGGAACTGGTCAAAGACGACGGGGCGGCCGCTTACGGGGAAGAGAGTGTTCGAAAGAACCTGGAACTCGGTGCCGTCGACACCCTCCTCCTCTCCGACAAACTCCGGAGGGCCCGGCTGAAACTTGCCTGCCAGAACGGTGACTATACCGAGGAGCGGACAGTCAGCATCGAGCCGGGGATGCATATCAAAGACCTCGACCTCGGCACCTGCCCCAAAGACGGCGGAACGCTCTACGTGGCCGAGGAGAGCGATATCATCGACGAACTGACCACGCTCGCCGACCAGAGCAGCACGACGGTCAGGATCATCTCGGACGATTTCGAAGAAGGTTCGATGCTTTACAACGCATTCGGCGGGATCGCTGCAATCCTGCGCTACAGGACAGGATACTAA
- the argS gene encoding arginine--tRNA ligase, with the protein MYQEKYQQIERMLRACTGEEDVLLTKGGDHADLASTIAFKLAKIEKRAPQKIAADIAEKLSADPELGDVQVEAAGPYVNFRFGPTLLSEAVREAIEPGYGALPRRSGRVVLEHTSANPNGPLHVGHIRNTVIGDTLARAFRKAGHPLEVQYYLNDMGRQIAIVSWGFDHLDIARKEGEKEDHYVARVYVAANREIEKNPGITEEIDHLMQKVERGDAETVAKFRRAVSLCAEGLKATLAALNAHHDRFVWESDFVRIGDVDRIVEQVRRLPQAHEDETLWVDLSERGFEKKYILRRSDGTSVYSTRDLAYHTWKARNYDRMIDVLGADHKLIGAQLQATLELLGEEPPEIVFFEFVSLPEGSMSTRAGKFVSADALMEEVAAKAFDEVTTRRPELPPEERCAIAKSVAIAAVRYDIVKVSPEKSTVFNWKEALDFERQSGPYIQYAHARACSILEKAGEFERAYTFETDHETALARHLARFPAVVEQTVQELRPHLLAAYARELADLFNAFYHYDPVLKSEGETRKSRLALVDAVRNTLQESLETLGIDALRSM; encoded by the coding sequence ATGTATCAGGAGAAGTACCAACAGATCGAGCGCATGCTCCGGGCATGCACCGGTGAGGAGGATGTCCTCCTCACGAAAGGCGGGGATCACGCCGATCTCGCCTCGACGATAGCATTCAAACTTGCGAAGATCGAGAAACGGGCCCCCCAGAAGATCGCCGCCGATATTGCCGAGAAACTCTCGGCGGACCCCGAACTCGGCGACGTCCAGGTCGAGGCGGCAGGCCCTTACGTCAACTTCCGGTTCGGCCCGACGCTTCTTTCAGAGGCGGTCAGGGAGGCGATCGAGCCCGGCTACGGGGCCCTCCCGCGCCGTTCCGGCAGGGTCGTGCTCGAACACACGAGCGCAAACCCGAACGGGCCGCTCCACGTTGGGCACATACGAAACACCGTCATCGGCGACACCCTCGCCCGTGCGTTCCGCAAGGCCGGGCACCCGCTCGAGGTGCAGTATTATCTCAATGATATGGGCCGCCAGATCGCCATCGTCTCGTGGGGGTTCGACCACCTCGATATCGCCCGGAAGGAGGGCGAGAAGGAAGATCACTACGTCGCCCGGGTCTACGTCGCGGCGAACCGGGAGATCGAGAAGAATCCCGGGATCACGGAGGAGATCGACCACCTCATGCAGAAGGTGGAGCGTGGCGACGCGGAGACCGTCGCGAAGTTCCGGAGAGCCGTCTCCCTCTGCGCGGAAGGGCTCAAGGCGACCCTCGCGGCCTTAAACGCCCACCACGACCGGTTCGTCTGGGAGAGCGACTTCGTCCGGATCGGCGACGTCGACCGGATCGTCGAGCAGGTGCGGCGGCTGCCGCAGGCCCACGAAGACGAGACGCTCTGGGTCGACCTCTCGGAGAGGGGCTTCGAGAAGAAGTACATCCTCCGGCGGAGCGACGGCACCTCGGTCTACAGCACCCGCGACCTCGCCTACCACACCTGGAAGGCGCGCAACTACGACAGGATGATCGACGTCCTCGGGGCGGACCACAAACTAATCGGCGCCCAGCTCCAGGCCACCCTGGAACTCCTCGGTGAGGAGCCGCCCGAGATCGTCTTCTTCGAGTTCGTCTCCCTCCCCGAGGGCTCGATGAGCACCCGGGCAGGTAAGTTCGTCTCGGCGGACGCGCTGATGGAGGAAGTGGCCGCGAAGGCGTTCGACGAAGTGACCACCCGCCGGCCGGAACTCCCCCCGGAGGAACGGTGCGCCATCGCAAAGTCGGTCGCCATCGCCGCCGTCCGTTACGACATCGTGAAGGTTTCGCCGGAGAAGAGCACGGTCTTCAACTGGAAGGAGGCGCTGGACTTCGAGCGGCAGAGCGGCCCCTACATCCAGTATGCCCACGCCCGGGCCTGCAGCATCCTCGAGAAGGCCGGCGAGTTCGAGCGGGCCTACACGTTTGAGACCGACCACGAGACCGCGCTCGCCCGGCACCTCGCCCGGTTCCCGGCCGTCGTCGAGCAGACCGTGCAGGAACTCCGTCCGCACCTCCTCGCAGCCTACGCCCGCGAACTCGCCGACCTCTTCAACGCCTTCTACCACTACGACCCGGTCCTGAAGAGCGAGGGCGAGACCCGGAAGAGTCGTCTCGCGCTCGTGGACGCGGTCAGGAACACCTTGCAGGAGTCGCTTGAGACTCTCGGGATCGATGCGCTCAGAAGCATGTAA
- the twy1 gene encoding 4-demethylwyosine synthase TYW1, whose protein sequence is MRSEACKALKKQGYQFITPTSSAAVKPCMWNKRALKGGEMCYKAQFYGIESHRCVQMTPTLKCNQHCLFCWRSFEHGVVEEEECPPDVIVENLRRVQKKALSGYKVSPYVAPERFAEALDPTMVAISLSGEPTCYSRLPELVDALNADGYTTFLVSNGTRPDVLARCRPYQTYVSLDAPDRETYLALCRPREDYWDCIQESLAGLRERRSAVRTTVVRGYNDFSPERYAAIYQDSGARFVEVKGYMYLGYSRNRLQRTQMPEHREVRAFSEQIAKHCDYSIRDESPVSRVVCLERDV, encoded by the coding sequence ATGCGCTCAGAAGCATGTAAGGCCCTCAAAAAGCAGGGCTACCAGTTCATCACCCCGACCTCTTCGGCGGCCGTAAAACCCTGCATGTGGAACAAGCGGGCGCTCAAGGGCGGGGAGATGTGCTACAAGGCGCAGTTCTACGGCATCGAGAGCCACCGCTGTGTCCAGATGACCCCCACCCTCAAGTGCAACCAGCACTGCCTCTTCTGCTGGCGTTCGTTCGAGCATGGGGTCGTCGAGGAGGAGGAGTGTCCGCCGGACGTCATCGTCGAGAACCTCCGGCGCGTCCAGAAGAAGGCCCTATCGGGCTACAAGGTCTCGCCCTACGTCGCGCCCGAACGGTTCGCGGAGGCCCTCGACCCCACCATGGTCGCGATATCACTCTCGGGGGAACCGACCTGCTACTCGCGGCTCCCGGAACTGGTCGATGCCCTCAACGCGGACGGATACACGACCTTCCTCGTCTCGAACGGCACCCGACCCGACGTCCTCGCCCGGTGCCGGCCCTACCAGACCTACGTCTCCCTTGACGCCCCCGACCGCGAGACCTACCTCGCCCTCTGCCGGCCAAGGGAGGACTACTGGGACTGCATACAGGAGAGCCTCGCCGGACTCCGGGAACGCCGGTCGGCCGTCCGCACCACGGTGGTGCGCGGCTACAACGACTTTTCTCCCGAGCGCTACGCGGCGATCTACCAGGACTCCGGAGCCCGGTTCGTGGAAGTAAAGGGTTATATGTATCTGGGGTACAGTAGAAATCGACTTCAGAGGACTCAGATGCCCGAACACCGCGAAGTAAGGGCATTTTCAGAGCAGATTGCAAAACACTGCGATTATAGTATCAGAGACGAGAGCCCGGTGAGCCGGGTCGTCTGCCTGGAGCGAGACGTATGA